TCAGCGCAAAACTCTTGATGCACATGTACCTGAGTACGTTGCGCTCGAAATTCCACGCGTTTTTGTCAGGACGAAAAACGCGTATCTTGCTGATCCCCTCAATACTTGCAATCGCTACCGCGTATGCTCCGGCGAGTCTAAGGTGAGCACAGCTTCTATCAGACCCCTTTATCCAACGGCGAAAAGGAGAAACCATATGCCGATCATACGTCGCAACTTTTTCGCAGGCGAATTACCCAAGCTAGTTGCGAAATAGTCATCTCACCAAGAAGCGAAACTGCATGTTTTGCAATCTGGCGATTTCATTTCGATGTGACCAATTTTTACTAATTTCTCTTTCAACTGTATTTCACACCGATAAAATATAGATTTTGGCAGCCATGCTGGCTAACATGATAAAAACTGCCTCTGTGCATGGATGATTGCTCTTCGATCATTATTCCGTATTCCCATGAAATAATTCCAAGATATGCGCCTTTCATATAGCCGCACCCATAATTGCGTGCTGATAGTGGAGCCCCCATGAAGTTTACTTCTGTCAATTTGCTGGACGAACTTGCCAAGCCCGAATTTTCATCGCTGCTTTCTGCTTTTCAGGAGCGTCGCTTTGCCAGGCAAAGCATGATCTTTTCTCCCAGCTATGATGATGAAACTGACTTCGCGTCTTCGTCTGCGCCAGAAAGGCCCGAGGACCTGAATTCGCCTGACAATTATGTGTTTATTGTCCGGCAGGGGCTAGTGCGTGTGTATCTTGCCTACGGTGAAAAAGAATTTACTATCGCCTTTCTCAAACCTGGTGACGTATACGTGAGCCATTCCAGCGCGCTGGTGCAGGCAGTCGAAGAGACCACCATTCTTGTGGTCGACACAGCCACCTTCAACCGTCGCATGATGGCTGTGCCGCAGTTTACTGTAACGGTGGTTCGTGTCTTGGGTGGTATTCTCAAAAACACGTTCAGCATTGTGGATGGCCTTGCCCTGCGCGATGTTTCAGCCCGCCTGGCCCGTTACCTTGTTTCCACGGCGCAGGAAAACACTCCTGGTCCGGATGGCCGTCGCCGGGTACGCCTGCACCTTTCTGGCGAAAAGTTGGCTCAAAGCCTCGGGGCGACCCGTCAGACAATTTCAACCCTGCTTACTGACCTCACCCGCTCAGGCATCCTGCTCAAGGAGCAGCGCGGCGTATATTGCATCATGGATGAAGCCCGCCTGCGCGAATTGCTCGACTAGCCATTTGTTTCTTCCTTGCGCAAAACAATGTGGCGGTGTCAGGGACACAGCATTGCAACATCACCTCACGACTCGGCTTATGCTTCGGCCTTACGACTTCGATTCAAGCTTTGTGAACTAGGAATTTTGTATCATCTGTGCTTTGTCGGCCACCCGACAGACATCTTTTCATGACTGTGATACCACAAAGTCAAAGATGGCGGCGCAGACTTGGAGCGTCGCAAAACCTCAATGTTTGTGGGGCAGTTATGGAAAGCAAAAAACGCGATATTAATGACATGTCCATTTGGGATGATGCCAAACGCATGCTGGCCAAGGCCAGAGCCGAGGGCGTAGAAACAGCGTGGGACAGGCTGGATCAGCAGACACCTCACTGCCGGTTTTGCGAACTTGGCACAACTTGCCGCAACTGCGTCATGGGGCCGTGCCGCATCAGCGCCAAGGCCGAACCCGGCGGGAAACTTTCTCGCGGAGTGTGCGGCGCAGATGCCGACGTGATTGTGG
The Desulfovibrio sp. DNA segment above includes these coding regions:
- a CDS encoding Crp/Fnr family transcriptional regulator, which encodes MKFTSVNLLDELAKPEFSSLLSAFQERRFARQSMIFSPSYDDETDFASSSAPERPEDLNSPDNYVFIVRQGLVRVYLAYGEKEFTIAFLKPGDVYVSHSSALVQAVEETTILVVDTATFNRRMMAVPQFTVTVVRVLGGILKNTFSIVDGLALRDVSARLARYLVSTAQENTPGPDGRRRVRLHLSGEKLAQSLGATRQTISTLLTDLTRSGILLKEQRGVYCIMDEARLRELLD